Proteins from one Mycobacterium adipatum genomic window:
- a CDS encoding DUF2304 domain-containing protein, producing MNWIQVLLIAAVITLLAYLLRSRRSARAKAWVKVGYLLFAVAAVYAILRPDDTTLLANKLGVARGADLLEYALVIAFLFTTLSTYLRFKDLELRYARLARAVALDGARAPEGPASVPPADR from the coding sequence GTGAACTGGATTCAGGTACTGCTGATCGCCGCGGTCATCACGCTGCTGGCGTATCTGTTACGTTCGCGTCGCAGCGCCCGGGCCAAGGCCTGGGTGAAGGTCGGCTACCTGCTGTTCGCGGTGGCCGCGGTGTACGCCATCCTGCGCCCCGATGACACCACGCTGCTGGCGAACAAGCTCGGGGTGGCCCGCGGAGCGGATCTGCTGGAGTACGCCCTGGTGATCGCGTTCCTGTTCACCACCCTGAGCACCTACCTGCGGTTCAAGGATCTCGAACTCCGTTATGCGCGGCTGGCCAGGGCCGTGGCGCTCGACGGTGCGCGCGCACCGGAGGGGCCGGCTAGCGTCCCGCCAGCAGATCGGTGA
- a CDS encoding glycosyltransferase family 2 protein: MVRIDTPYQDVWVIVPAFNEASVIADVLADLRAIFPNVVCVDDGSTDGTADVARTAGAHLVRHPVNLGQGAAIQTGVEYARSRPGAAVFVTFDADGQHCTKDVVAMIDRLTAEDVDLVIGTRFGPGAVSHTPPVKRFVLRAAAWLSPRNRALGLTDAHNGLRVFDKLVADELDLTMSGMSHASEIIALAVEKRWRVTEEPVEILYTDYSMSKGQPLINGVNIVFDGLLRGRMPR; the protein is encoded by the coding sequence TTGGTCCGCATCGACACGCCTTACCAGGACGTCTGGGTCATCGTCCCCGCCTTCAACGAAGCGAGCGTCATCGCCGATGTGCTCGCCGATCTGCGTGCCATTTTCCCGAACGTGGTCTGCGTCGACGACGGCAGCACAGATGGCACCGCGGATGTCGCCCGCACAGCCGGCGCGCACCTGGTGCGCCATCCGGTGAATCTCGGTCAGGGAGCGGCCATTCAGACCGGCGTCGAGTACGCCCGCAGCCGGCCGGGCGCCGCCGTCTTCGTGACATTCGACGCCGACGGCCAGCACTGCACCAAGGATGTCGTGGCGATGATCGACCGCTTGACCGCCGAGGACGTCGATCTCGTCATCGGTACCCGGTTCGGGCCGGGCGCGGTCAGCCACACCCCGCCGGTCAAGAGGTTTGTCCTGCGTGCCGCCGCGTGGCTGAGTCCGCGCAATCGGGCGCTGGGCCTGACCGATGCGCACAACGGCCTGCGGGTGTTCGACAAGTTGGTCGCCGATGAGCTGGACCTCACCATGAGCGGCATGAGCCATGCCTCCGAGATCATCGCGCTCGCGGTCGAAAAGCGTTGGCGGGTCACCGAAGAACCTGTGGAGATCCTGTACACGGACTATTCGATGTCCAAGGGGCAACCCCTGATCAACGGTGTCAACATCGTGTTCGACGGCCTGCTGCGCGGGAGGATGCCCCGGTGA
- a CDS encoding M1 family metallopeptidase: MSPAKKALRKSTSHQPPVIDPYLPRNGNFGYRVSRYELDLEYKVAINRLAGTVTITAVTLAALRTFTLDLSDALSVSKVTVNGRRPGHFRCAAGKLHITLGAALPPGAAMTIAVRYGGTPRPLRTVWGEVGFEELSNGALVAGQPNGAASWFPCDDHPAAKASFHIRISTDSPYYALANGELLSKQVRASHTIWVYEQAEPTSTYLITLQIGEYTRYRLQKSPVPMQAVLPERLRRNFDHDFGRQPQMMKLFIRQFGPYPLATGYTVVVTDDDLEIPLEAQGLSIFGANHCDGRRSSERLIAHELAHQWFGNSVTVRRWRDIWLHEGFACYAEWLWSEESGGPSADERARIYHRKLRDSPHDLLLTDPGPADMFDDRVYKRGALTLHALRGVIGDDNFFALLHDWTARYRHSTAVTDDFTGLAANHAEVSLRALWDRWLYSKDVPDL, translated from the coding sequence GTGAGCCCCGCCAAGAAGGCCCTTCGCAAGTCGACGTCGCACCAGCCCCCGGTGATCGACCCCTACCTACCGCGCAACGGCAATTTCGGCTACCGGGTGTCCCGCTACGAACTGGACCTCGAGTACAAGGTGGCGATCAACCGGCTCGCCGGCACGGTGACGATCACCGCGGTGACGCTCGCCGCGCTGCGCACCTTCACCCTCGACCTCTCCGACGCGCTGTCGGTGTCGAAGGTGACCGTCAACGGCCGGCGGCCCGGCCATTTCCGGTGCGCGGCAGGCAAGCTGCACATCACACTGGGCGCCGCCCTGCCCCCCGGCGCAGCGATGACCATCGCGGTGCGCTACGGCGGCACCCCGCGGCCGCTGCGCACCGTCTGGGGTGAGGTCGGTTTCGAGGAACTGTCCAACGGCGCCCTGGTGGCCGGACAGCCCAACGGCGCGGCATCGTGGTTCCCCTGCGACGATCACCCCGCCGCCAAGGCCAGCTTCCACATCCGGATCAGCACCGACAGTCCGTATTACGCGCTGGCCAATGGTGAACTGCTGTCCAAACAGGTGCGGGCCAGCCACACCATCTGGGTCTACGAGCAGGCCGAGCCGACATCGACCTATCTGATCACCCTGCAGATCGGCGAATACACCCGCTACCGGCTGCAGAAGAGTCCGGTGCCGATGCAGGCGGTGCTCCCGGAACGATTGCGGCGCAACTTCGACCACGATTTCGGCCGACAGCCCCAGATGATGAAACTGTTCATCCGGCAGTTCGGGCCGTACCCGCTGGCCACCGGGTACACCGTCGTGGTCACCGACGACGATCTGGAGATACCCCTTGAGGCGCAAGGGCTTTCGATATTCGGGGCCAACCACTGCGACGGCAGGCGCAGCTCGGAGCGGTTGATCGCGCACGAACTCGCCCACCAGTGGTTCGGCAATTCGGTGACGGTGCGCCGCTGGCGCGATATCTGGCTGCACGAGGGGTTTGCCTGCTACGCGGAATGGTTGTGGTCCGAGGAGTCCGGCGGCCCGAGCGCCGACGAGCGGGCGCGGATCTACCACCGCAAGTTGCGCGACTCACCACATGATCTGCTGCTGACCGACCCCGGCCCGGCCGATATGTTCGACGACCGGGTCTACAAGCGCGGCGCACTCACCCTGCACGCGCTCCGCGGTGTGATCGGCGACGATAATTTCTTTGCGCTGCTTCATGATTGGACTGCGCGCTACCGGCACAGCACGGCGGTGACCGACGATTTCACCGGACTGGCCGCCAACCATGCCGAGGTGTCGTTGCGCGCGCTGTGGGACCGCTGGCTGTATTCCAAGGACGTACCGGACCTGTGA
- a CDS encoding Pls/PosA family non-ribosomal peptide synthetase: MTAEPGQAIPPQYLLSPAAAPPRTLIDVLYETANRFPDAPAIDDGEVQLTYAELLGDIEESVQWLAARGIGRGDRIGIRMASGSYALYTAILATLATGAAYVPVDADDPEERAALVFGEAQVVAIITDDGLVRGPGSSRGWRAAAPLTRDDAWIIFTSGSTGTPKGVAVTHRNAAAFVDAEARMFLRDAPLGPGDRVLAGLSVAFDASCEEMWLAWRHGACLVPAPRSLVRSGMDLGPWLVTRDITVVSTVPTLAALWPAEALEAVRLLIFGGEACPPELAERLAVDGREVWNTYGPTEATVVACAAPLDGRSAVSIGLPLAGWDLVVVDKDGLPVGLGETGELVIGGVGLARYLDPEKDAEKYAAMPSLGWERAYRSGDLVRLEADGLYFQGRADDQVKVGGRRIELGEVDAALVNLPGVSGGAAAVRRTTSGNPLLVGYIASADPGFDLAAARAALSVALPAALVPRLVLLDELPTRTSGKVDRNALPWPPPGAAAEEEPDLGGTMGWLAGLWRDVLAAAVDGPEADFFELGGGSLSAAQLVTAVRGRYPQVTVADLYDHPRLGSLAGYLDELAPPPEVVRRDVAPTPVLTQLAQVALTVPLATLTGLQWVIWLAILNNVAAATELVPWANSLNWWWIIAGFLIFITPPGRMGIAVLGARTLLSGLQPGSYRRGGSEHLRVWFAERLAEASGAENQAGAPWLVYYARALGNSVGKGVDLHSTPPVTGMLTLGHRCSIEPEVDLTGHWIDGDVFHVGPVTVGNDSTIGARTTLFPGAVVGKNADVAAGSGVLGKVKNGQYWKGSPAAKSGKARHPWPDERPGRAPVWVAFYSVTSMLLGALPLAALAAGLAVLGWAVHGTPTPAAALVPALLWTPAAALVAVGVYAALTVCGVRILSAGLTEGYHPVRSRVGWQLWATERLMDAARNYLFPIYASLLTPWWLRLLGAKVGKDTEISTALLTPKFTEIQDGAFLADDTMVASYELGGGWIHVAKATIGKRAFLGNSGITQPGRRVPDDGLVAVLSAAPHKAKAGSSWLGSPPIRLRRKPTAADAMRTFNPSTKLRVMRAAVETCRIIPVIVSFAIGVAVLAALHQLSVTIGYGWTALAGGLVLLAAGAVAGGIAVAAKWLVVGRIDAIEHPLWSSFVWRNEVSDTFVETVAAPWFARAATGTPVMNVWLRGLGAKIGRGVWCETYWLPEADLITLGDGSTVNRGCVVQTHLFHDRIMRMDTVILDDGATLGPHCVALPASRIGEGATVGPASLVMRGDEVPPWTRWQGNPIAPWTIKRPKKHDQ; encoded by the coding sequence GTGACAGCGGAGCCCGGGCAGGCCATTCCTCCCCAGTACCTACTTTCCCCGGCGGCCGCGCCCCCGCGGACCTTGATCGACGTCCTCTACGAGACCGCCAACCGCTTCCCGGACGCTCCCGCCATCGATGACGGCGAGGTGCAGCTGACCTATGCCGAACTGCTCGGCGACATCGAGGAGAGCGTGCAGTGGCTGGCTGCCCGCGGTATCGGCCGCGGTGATCGCATCGGTATCCGGATGGCCTCGGGCAGCTACGCGCTCTACACCGCGATCCTGGCCACCCTGGCCACCGGCGCCGCCTACGTCCCGGTCGACGCCGACGATCCCGAGGAACGCGCCGCACTGGTCTTCGGTGAGGCGCAGGTGGTGGCGATCATCACCGATGACGGCCTGGTGCGCGGCCCCGGCTCATCGCGCGGGTGGCGGGCGGCGGCACCGCTGACTCGCGACGACGCGTGGATCATCTTCACCTCCGGGTCGACCGGCACCCCCAAGGGCGTCGCGGTCACCCACCGCAACGCCGCCGCGTTCGTCGACGCCGAGGCCCGGATGTTCCTGCGTGACGCCCCGTTGGGTCCCGGAGACCGCGTCCTGGCCGGGCTGTCGGTGGCATTCGACGCATCGTGTGAGGAGATGTGGCTGGCCTGGCGCCACGGCGCGTGTCTGGTCCCCGCTCCGCGATCGCTGGTGCGCAGCGGCATGGACCTGGGGCCGTGGCTGGTGACCCGGGATATCACCGTCGTCTCCACCGTCCCCACCCTGGCCGCGCTGTGGCCCGCCGAGGCGCTCGAAGCGGTCCGGCTGCTGATCTTCGGCGGTGAGGCCTGCCCGCCCGAACTCGCCGAACGACTCGCCGTCGACGGACGCGAGGTGTGGAACACCTACGGCCCCACCGAGGCCACCGTGGTGGCCTGCGCGGCCCCGCTGGACGGTCGCTCCGCCGTCAGCATCGGGCTCCCGTTGGCCGGTTGGGACCTCGTCGTCGTCGACAAGGACGGCCTGCCCGTCGGACTCGGCGAAACCGGCGAGCTGGTCATCGGCGGCGTGGGCCTGGCCCGTTACCTGGACCCCGAGAAGGATGCCGAGAAGTACGCGGCCATGCCTTCGCTGGGGTGGGAGCGCGCCTACCGCAGCGGCGATCTGGTCCGGCTGGAGGCCGACGGCCTGTACTTCCAGGGCCGCGCCGATGATCAGGTCAAGGTCGGTGGACGCCGCATCGAACTGGGTGAGGTGGATGCCGCGCTGGTGAACCTGCCCGGTGTCAGCGGCGGGGCCGCCGCGGTGCGCCGCACCACCAGTGGCAATCCCCTGCTGGTCGGTTACATCGCGAGCGCCGATCCCGGCTTCGACCTGGCGGCCGCGCGGGCTGCGCTCTCGGTGGCGCTGCCCGCCGCGCTGGTGCCGCGGCTGGTCCTGCTCGACGAACTGCCCACCCGGACCTCGGGCAAGGTCGATCGCAATGCGCTGCCGTGGCCGCCCCCGGGCGCCGCCGCGGAAGAGGAACCCGACCTCGGTGGAACCATGGGCTGGCTGGCCGGCCTGTGGCGCGATGTGCTGGCCGCAGCCGTCGACGGTCCGGAAGCCGACTTCTTCGAACTCGGCGGCGGGTCGCTGTCGGCCGCACAGTTGGTGACCGCGGTACGCGGACGCTATCCGCAGGTGACCGTCGCCGATCTGTACGACCACCCCCGGCTCGGCTCGCTGGCCGGTTATCTCGACGAGCTGGCTCCACCGCCGGAGGTCGTGCGCCGCGATGTGGCACCGACCCCGGTTCTCACCCAACTGGCGCAGGTGGCGCTGACGGTGCCGTTGGCGACGCTGACCGGTCTGCAATGGGTGATCTGGCTGGCGATCCTGAACAACGTCGCCGCGGCCACCGAGCTGGTGCCGTGGGCGAACAGCCTGAACTGGTGGTGGATCATCGCCGGATTCTTGATCTTCATCACCCCGCCGGGACGGATGGGCATCGCCGTGCTGGGTGCGCGCACTCTGCTGTCGGGGCTGCAACCGGGCAGCTACCGGCGCGGGGGTTCCGAGCATCTGCGGGTCTGGTTCGCCGAGCGCCTCGCCGAGGCCAGCGGCGCAGAGAACCAGGCCGGGGCCCCGTGGTTGGTGTATTACGCCCGCGCCCTTGGTAATTCCGTCGGCAAGGGCGTCGACTTGCACTCCACGCCGCCGGTCACCGGCATGCTGACCCTCGGCCATCGGTGCTCGATCGAACCCGAGGTCGATCTGACCGGGCACTGGATCGACGGCGATGTGTTCCATGTCGGACCGGTCACCGTGGGCAACGACTCCACCATCGGCGCCCGCACCACCCTGTTCCCGGGGGCCGTCGTGGGTAAGAACGCCGACGTCGCCGCGGGCTCCGGCGTCCTCGGCAAGGTGAAGAACGGGCAGTACTGGAAGGGCTCGCCGGCAGCGAAATCCGGTAAGGCACGCCATCCGTGGCCCGACGAACGTCCCGGCCGCGCCCCCGTCTGGGTGGCGTTCTACAGCGTGACCTCGATGCTGCTGGGTGCGCTGCCGCTGGCCGCGCTGGCCGCCGGACTCGCGGTGCTGGGCTGGGCCGTGCACGGCACTCCCACCCCCGCCGCGGCGCTGGTCCCGGCTCTGCTGTGGACGCCGGCGGCGGCTCTGGTGGCCGTGGGGGTGTACGCCGCATTGACCGTATGCGGGGTGCGGATACTCTCGGCCGGCCTCACCGAGGGTTACCACCCGGTGCGCAGCCGGGTGGGCTGGCAGCTGTGGGCGACCGAGCGGCTGATGGACGCCGCGCGCAACTACCTGTTCCCCATCTACGCCAGCCTGCTGACACCGTGGTGGTTGCGGCTGTTGGGCGCGAAAGTCGGTAAGGACACCGAGATCTCGACGGCCCTGCTGACCCCGAAGTTCACCGAGATACAGGACGGCGCCTTCCTGGCCGACGACACCATGGTGGCCTCCTACGAACTCGGCGGCGGCTGGATCCACGTCGCGAAGGCGACCATCGGCAAGCGCGCCTTTCTGGGCAACTCCGGTATCACCCAGCCGGGCCGGCGCGTCCCCGACGACGGTCTGGTGGCGGTGCTGTCGGCGGCCCCGCACAAGGCCAAGGCGGGCTCGTCCTGGTTGGGCAGCCCGCCCATCCGGTTGCGACGCAAACCCACTGCCGCCGACGCGATGCGGACCTTCAACCCGTCGACCAAGCTGCGGGTGATGCGCGCCGCGGTGGAGACCTGCCGCATCATCCCGGTCATCGTGAGCTTCGCGATCGGCGTCGCGGTGCTCGCCGCATTGCATCAGCTGAGCGTCACGATCGGCTACGGCTGGACCGCGCTGGCCGGTGGCCTGGTGCTGCTGGCTGCCGGCGCGGTGGCCGGCGGCATCGCGGTGGCCGCCAAATGGCTTGTGGTGGGCCGCATCGATGCCATCGAGCACCCGCTGTGGTCATCCTTCGTCTGGCGCAACGAGGTGTCGGACACCTTCGTCGAGACGGTGGCGGCACCGTGGTTCGCCCGGGCCGCGACCGGCACCCCGGTGATGAACGTCTGGCTGCGCGGGCTCGGCGCGAAGATCGGCCGCGGGGTGTGGTGCGAGACCTACTGGTTGCCCGAGGCGGACCTGATCACCCTTGGTGACGGAAGCACCGTCAACCGGGGCTGTGTGGTGCAGACCCACCTGTTCCACGACCGGATCATGCGGATGGACACCGTCATCCTGGACGACGGCGCCACGCTCGGCCCGCACTGTGTGGCGCTGCCGGCGTCGCGGATCGGCGAGGGCGCCACCGTCGGGCCGGCGTCGCTGGTGATGCGCGGGGACGAGGTGCCGCCGTGGACCAGGTGGCAGGGCAACCCGATTGCGCCGTGGACGATCAAGCGGCCGAAGAAGCACGACCAGTGA
- a CDS encoding aldehyde dehydrogenase (NADP(+)) yields MTAMLANQLTGQMIIAGSPVTGSGAEIRGFDPAAGAALEPVYRHGDSTDVQTAAAAAAAAFPTYRATTSEQRAQFLEAIATRIEAVGETLIARAVAESGLPQARITGEVGRTTGQLRLFAGVLREGSWNGARIDTALPDRAPLPRPDIRQRNIALGPVAVFSASNFPLAFSVAGGDTASALAAGCPVIVKAHDAHPGTSEIVARAITAAVADSGLPAGTFSLLYGTGEQLGIQLVTDPRIKAVGFTGSRTGGTALVAAAAARPEPIPVYAEMSSINPVFLLDGALQSRGPELGKAFIGSLTMGSGQFCTNPGLIIAVDGPGLDAFVDAAREAVSAAPAAPMLTPHIARNYANGVESLSGAAELVARGERSSSETCGQAALFSTDADRFLASQDLQAEVFGSSSLIVRCADADQMAAVAQGLEGQLTATVHAEDTDLEAAGRLLPLLELKAGRILFNGWPTGVEVCHAMVHGGPFPATSDSRTTSVGARAIERFLRPVAYQGVPKALLPNAIADGNPDGLWRRVDGQLTQS; encoded by the coding sequence ATGACAGCCATGCTCGCCAATCAGCTGACCGGCCAGATGATCATCGCGGGATCGCCCGTCACTGGTTCGGGCGCCGAGATCCGCGGCTTCGATCCCGCCGCCGGTGCAGCGCTCGAACCCGTCTACCGCCATGGCGACAGCACCGATGTCCAGACCGCTGCCGCGGCGGCCGCGGCGGCATTTCCGACATACCGGGCCACCACCTCCGAGCAGCGCGCCCAGTTCCTGGAAGCCATCGCCACCCGCATCGAGGCGGTCGGCGAGACGCTGATCGCCCGGGCCGTCGCCGAGAGCGGCCTGCCCCAGGCCCGCATCACCGGCGAGGTCGGACGCACCACCGGTCAGCTGCGGCTGTTTGCCGGCGTACTGCGGGAAGGCAGCTGGAACGGCGCGCGTATCGACACCGCGCTGCCCGACCGGGCTCCGCTACCCCGCCCGGACATCCGCCAGCGCAACATTGCGCTGGGGCCGGTAGCCGTATTCAGCGCCTCGAATTTCCCGCTCGCCTTCTCGGTGGCCGGCGGCGACACCGCGTCCGCGCTGGCCGCCGGCTGCCCCGTGATCGTCAAGGCACACGACGCACATCCGGGCACCTCGGAGATCGTGGCCCGCGCCATCACCGCGGCCGTCGCCGACAGCGGACTGCCTGCCGGGACCTTCTCGTTGCTGTACGGAACCGGTGAGCAACTGGGCATCCAGTTGGTCACCGACCCGAGGATCAAGGCCGTCGGATTCACCGGATCCCGCACCGGCGGAACAGCTCTGGTCGCCGCGGCCGCGGCCCGCCCCGAGCCCATCCCGGTCTACGCCGAGATGAGCTCCATCAACCCGGTATTCCTGCTCGACGGCGCCCTGCAATCCCGTGGCCCCGAACTCGGCAAGGCGTTCATCGGCTCACTGACCATGGGTTCGGGGCAGTTCTGTACCAATCCCGGACTGATCATCGCCGTCGACGGCCCAGGCCTGGACGCGTTCGTCGATGCCGCCCGGGAGGCCGTCTCGGCCGCGCCCGCCGCCCCCATGCTCACCCCGCACATCGCCCGCAACTACGCAAACGGGGTCGAATCCCTGTCCGGGGCGGCCGAATTGGTCGCGCGTGGAGAACGCAGCAGTAGCGAAACCTGTGGTCAGGCAGCGTTGTTCAGCACCGATGCGGACAGGTTCCTGGCATCCCAAGACCTGCAGGCAGAGGTCTTCGGTTCGTCGAGCCTGATCGTGCGCTGCGCGGATGCCGACCAGATGGCCGCGGTGGCCCAGGGCCTCGAAGGGCAGCTCACCGCGACCGTGCACGCCGAGGACACCGACCTGGAGGCGGCCGGCCGGTTGCTGCCACTGCTCGAGCTCAAGGCCGGCCGGATCCTGTTCAACGGCTGGCCGACCGGTGTCGAGGTATGCCACGCCATGGTGCACGGCGGCCCGTTCCCGGCCACCTCCGATTCCCGGACCACCTCGGTCGGAGCCCGTGCCATCGAACGCTTCCTGCGTCCGGTCGCCTACCAGGGCGTGCCGAAAGCTCTGCTGCCCAACGCCATCGCCGACGGCAACCCTGATGGCCTGTGGCGTCGCGTCGACGGCCAGCTCACCCAATCCTGA
- a CDS encoding 5-dehydro-4-deoxyglucarate dehydratase, which yields MRPHFQGVLFFPVTPFTEAGAVDLDALAAHLSKGLDAGPGGIFIACGTGEFHAIDEDEFRAIVDTAVKVVAGRVPVYAGAGGSVAQAKRFAIAAQEAGADGLLLLPPYLVEVPQPGLVDYVTAVAGATELPVIVYNRNNAKFTEASAVAVAKIGNVIGFKDGTGNFDQVARIVAAVTTQVDPDFLFFNGLPTAETTQLAFRAIGVPLYSSATFAFAPDLALAFYNSLESGNTELTNALLNAFFIPLVQLRDTVPGYAVSLVKAGVTMEGVPAGPVRPPLVMPHADDLAQLSTIVAAGRAVLAASLSEAV from the coding sequence ATGCGTCCCCACTTCCAGGGCGTTCTGTTCTTCCCCGTCACCCCGTTCACCGAAGCCGGTGCCGTCGACCTCGACGCGCTGGCAGCGCACCTGAGCAAGGGGCTCGACGCCGGACCCGGTGGGATCTTCATCGCGTGCGGCACCGGCGAGTTCCATGCCATCGACGAGGACGAATTCCGGGCGATCGTCGACACGGCCGTGAAGGTGGTCGCCGGCCGCGTCCCGGTGTATGCGGGCGCGGGTGGCTCGGTGGCACAGGCCAAACGGTTCGCGATCGCCGCGCAGGAAGCCGGCGCCGACGGCCTGTTGCTGCTGCCGCCCTACCTGGTGGAGGTGCCGCAGCCGGGCCTGGTCGACTACGTCACCGCGGTCGCCGGGGCCACCGAGCTGCCCGTCATCGTGTACAACCGCAACAACGCAAAGTTCACCGAGGCCTCCGCGGTCGCGGTCGCCAAGATCGGAAACGTCATCGGGTTCAAGGACGGCACCGGCAATTTCGATCAGGTGGCCCGCATCGTCGCGGCCGTGACCACCCAGGTCGACCCTGACTTCCTGTTCTTCAACGGGCTGCCCACCGCGGAGACCACCCAGCTGGCGTTCCGCGCCATCGGGGTGCCGCTGTACTCATCGGCCACCTTCGCCTTCGCTCCCGACCTCGCCCTGGCCTTCTACAACTCCCTGGAGTCGGGTAACACCGAGCTGACCAACGCACTGCTCAACGCGTTCTTCATCCCGCTGGTACAGCTGCGCGACACCGTCCCCGGCTACGCCGTCTCGCTGGTCAAGGCCGGTGTGACGATGGAGGGTGTGCCGGCCGGGCCGGTGCGTCCGCCGCTGGTGATGCCGCACGCCGACGATCTCGCTCAGCTGAGCACGATCGTCGCCGCGGGTCGAGCCGTGCTGGCCGCATCGCTGAGCGAGGCCGTCTAA
- a CDS encoding glucarate dehydratase family protein, with amino-acid sequence MVEQRTTPIRITGARITPVAFADPPLLNTVGVHQPYALRAIIQLDTDAGLVGLGETYADSRHLARLNAAAEAITGLDVFALNAIRATIAVALADDLKSDTAAVGTAGMITTASAVDQVLSPFEVACLDIQGHWLGRPVSDLLGGKVRDAVPFSAYLFYKWAAHPGQEPDRFGEALDPAGLVAQARRIIDEYGFTAIKLKGGVFPPEEEMAAIEALAEAFPGMPLRLDPNAAWTPQTSVKVASGLAGILQYLEDPTPGLDAMAEVAQQAPMPLATNMCVVAFDQLAPAVAKGSVKVVLSDHHYWGGLHRSRLLAGICETFGLGLSMHSNSHLGISLAAMVHLAGATPNLTYACDTHWPWKTEDVVTDGALRFVDGAVAVPTTSGLGVEIDEDALAALHEQYLRCGIRDRDDTGYMQSVHPDFELAGPRW; translated from the coding sequence ATGGTTGAGCAGAGGACGACGCCGATACGGATCACCGGAGCCCGCATCACCCCGGTCGCGTTCGCCGATCCGCCGCTGCTCAACACGGTCGGGGTGCACCAGCCCTACGCGCTGCGCGCGATCATCCAGCTCGACACCGATGCCGGCCTGGTGGGCCTGGGGGAGACGTACGCCGACAGCCGTCACCTCGCCCGCCTGAACGCCGCCGCGGAAGCAATCACCGGCTTGGATGTCTTCGCGCTCAACGCGATCCGGGCCACCATCGCGGTAGCGTTGGCGGATGACCTGAAATCTGATACGGCCGCCGTCGGCACGGCCGGCATGATCACCACGGCGAGCGCCGTGGATCAGGTGCTCTCCCCGTTCGAGGTGGCATGCCTGGATATACAGGGCCACTGGCTCGGTCGGCCCGTCTCGGATCTGCTGGGCGGCAAGGTCCGCGACGCGGTGCCGTTCAGTGCGTACCTGTTCTACAAGTGGGCCGCCCATCCCGGTCAGGAACCCGATCGCTTCGGCGAGGCACTGGACCCGGCCGGTCTGGTGGCGCAGGCGCGCCGCATCATCGACGAATACGGCTTCACCGCAATCAAACTCAAGGGCGGGGTGTTCCCTCCCGAGGAGGAGATGGCGGCCATTGAGGCGCTGGCCGAGGCGTTCCCCGGCATGCCGCTGCGGCTGGACCCCAACGCCGCGTGGACCCCGCAAACCTCGGTGAAGGTGGCTTCGGGGCTGGCCGGAATTCTGCAATACCTGGAGGATCCGACACCCGGCCTGGACGCGATGGCCGAGGTGGCCCAGCAGGCCCCGATGCCGCTGGCCACCAACATGTGCGTTGTCGCGTTCGATCAACTGGCGCCCGCCGTCGCGAAGGGTTCGGTGAAAGTCGTTCTCTCCGACCACCATTACTGGGGCGGCCTGCACCGTTCCCGGTTGCTGGCGGGAATCTGTGAGACCTTCGGGCTGGGCCTGTCGATGCACTCCAACTCGCACCTCGGTATCAGCCTGGCGGCGATGGTGCACCTGGCCGGGGCAACGCCCAACCTCACCTATGCCTGCGACACGCACTGGCCGTGGAAGACCGAAGACGTGGTCACGGACGGCGCGCTGCGCTTCGTCGACGGAGCCGTCGCGGTGCCCACCACATCCGGTCTCGGTGTCGAGATCGACGAGGACGCACTGGCCGCGCTGCACGAGCAGTACCTGCGCTGCGGGATCCGCGACCGGGATGACACCGGGTACATGCAGTCCGTGCATCCGGACTTCGAACTGGCCGGCCCACGCTGGTAG